One Endozoicomonas gorgoniicola DNA window includes the following coding sequences:
- a CDS encoding DUF6506 family protein translates to MKLSNYAFLMIGAGYNPAQLSILESEAFSTTVICVEDIDMACSEAKKLVSQGVQLIELCGAFKEGMVDAVIDAVGGKIPVGNMSMRDSERAKLMELLQS, encoded by the coding sequence ATGAAATTAAGTAATTACGCTTTCCTTATGATCGGTGCTGGCTACAACCCGGCACAGCTTTCCATACTTGAGTCAGAGGCATTTTCAACAACGGTTATCTGCGTTGAGGATATTGATATGGCCTGCAGTGAAGCTAAAAAACTGGTCTCCCAAGGGGTTCAGTTGATAGAGCTTTGTGGCGCTTTTAAAGAGGGCATGGTGGATGCTGTTATTGATGCTGTAGGCGGCAAAATACCTGTTGGCAACATGAGCATGAGGGATAGCGAACGCGCGAAATTGATGGAACTCCTCCAGAGCTAA
- the acnD gene encoding Fe/S-dependent 2-methylisocitrate dehydratase AcnD, with amino-acid sequence MNTAYRKPLPGTDLDYYDTRAAVDAIQPGAYLKLPYTSRVLAENLVRRCDPAMLTASLQQIIDRRRELDFPWYPARVVCHDILGQTALVDLAGLRDAIAEQGGDPAQINPVVPTQLIVDHSLAVEHGGYDKDAFDKNRAIEDRRNEDRFHFINWTRDAFKNVDVIPPGNGILHQINLEKMSPVIQSRDGVAFPDTLVGTDSHTPHVDALGVIAIGVGGLEAESVMLGRASWMRLPDIIGVEIVGRRQPGITATDIVLAMTEFLRNEKVVSSYLEFYGTGVADLTLGDRATISNMTPEFGASAGLFYIDQQTIDYLTLTGRDDDQVRLVEHYAKTTGLWADSLEQADYERVLTFDLSKVGRNIAGPSNPHRRVSTSELAQQGISGKVENEPGLMPDGAVIIAAITSCTNTSNPRNTVAAGLLARKANALGLTRKPWVKTSFAPGSKAVQLYLESAGLLPELESLGFGIVGFACTTCNGMSGALDPVIQQEVVDRDLYATAVLSGNRNFDGRIHPYAKQAFLASPPLVVAYAIAGTIRFDIEQDVLGTDQKGNPVTLKDIWPADEEIDAIVQTHVKPEQFREVYIPMFDLQSDHENTTDPLYQWRPQSTYIRRPPYWEGALAGERTMTGMRPLAVLGDNITTDHLSPSNAILPASAAGEYLAKMGLPEEDFNSYATHRGDHLTAQRATFANPKLLNEMVTDHGEVVQGSLARVEPEGKVTRMWEAIETYMERQQPLIIIAGADYGQGSSRDWAAKGVRLAGVEVIVAEGFERIHRTNLVGMGVLPLEFKPGVTRKTLGIDGTELFDVVGERIPGATLNLLIHRREGETVEVPVTCRLDTAEELSIYEAGGVLQRFARDFLSKDERLAGVMA; translated from the coding sequence ATGAACACTGCCTATCGAAAACCCTTACCAGGGACTGATCTGGATTATTATGACACCCGGGCTGCCGTTGATGCGATTCAACCGGGGGCTTACCTTAAGCTGCCATACACTTCCCGGGTACTGGCGGAAAATCTGGTACGTCGTTGTGATCCGGCAATGTTGACGGCTTCTTTGCAGCAGATTATTGATCGCAGGCGGGAGCTGGACTTTCCCTGGTATCCGGCACGAGTCGTCTGCCACGATATCCTTGGGCAGACAGCGCTGGTCGACCTCGCTGGTCTGCGTGATGCCATTGCCGAACAGGGCGGCGACCCGGCACAGATTAACCCGGTGGTGCCAACCCAGCTGATTGTGGATCATTCACTGGCGGTGGAACACGGAGGCTACGACAAAGACGCTTTCGACAAGAACCGCGCCATTGAGGACCGGCGCAATGAAGATCGCTTCCACTTTATTAACTGGACCAGAGACGCCTTTAAAAACGTCGATGTTATTCCACCCGGCAATGGCATTCTGCATCAGATTAACCTGGAAAAAATGTCACCGGTTATCCAGTCCCGTGATGGTGTGGCTTTTCCGGATACACTGGTAGGCACTGACAGCCATACGCCCCATGTGGATGCTCTGGGTGTGATTGCCATTGGTGTTGGCGGACTGGAAGCAGAAAGCGTGATGCTGGGACGGGCTTCCTGGATGCGCCTGCCCGACATTATTGGCGTTGAGATTGTCGGCAGACGCCAGCCTGGCATTACCGCCACGGATATTGTACTGGCAATGACGGAGTTCCTGCGTAATGAAAAGGTCGTGTCGTCTTATCTGGAGTTTTATGGCACAGGGGTTGCTGACCTGACCCTGGGCGACCGCGCCACCATCTCCAATATGACGCCGGAATTTGGTGCCTCTGCGGGACTGTTCTACATTGACCAGCAGACCATTGATTACCTGACGCTAACCGGCAGGGACGATGATCAGGTCAGACTGGTCGAACACTACGCCAAAACCACAGGACTCTGGGCAGACAGTCTGGAACAGGCAGACTATGAACGGGTTCTGACGTTTGACCTGTCAAAGGTGGGGCGCAATATTGCCGGCCCTTCTAACCCACACCGTCGTGTATCTACCTCTGAACTGGCACAGCAGGGCATTTCCGGCAAAGTAGAAAACGAACCCGGTCTGATGCCCGACGGGGCTGTTATTATTGCCGCCATTACCAGCTGTACCAATACCTCTAACCCCAGAAACACGGTTGCAGCCGGGCTGTTAGCCAGAAAAGCCAATGCCCTGGGTCTTACCCGTAAACCCTGGGTAAAAACCTCCTTTGCGCCCGGCTCCAAAGCAGTACAGCTGTACCTTGAATCTGCCGGTCTGCTGCCAGAACTGGAAAGCCTCGGCTTTGGTATTGTCGGCTTTGCCTGTACCACCTGTAACGGCATGAGCGGAGCCCTTGATCCGGTTATTCAGCAGGAAGTGGTTGACCGCGACCTGTATGCAACAGCGGTGCTGTCTGGCAACCGTAACTTTGACGGACGTATCCATCCTTATGCGAAACAGGCCTTCCTTGCCTCACCACCGCTGGTGGTGGCCTATGCCATTGCCGGAACCATTCGTTTTGATATTGAACAGGATGTTCTGGGTACTGACCAGAAAGGTAATCCTGTCACGTTGAAGGATATCTGGCCTGCGGATGAAGAGATTGATGCAATTGTTCAGACTCATGTAAAGCCGGAACAGTTTCGGGAAGTGTATATTCCCATGTTTGATCTGCAGTCTGACCATGAAAATACAACAGACCCTCTTTATCAGTGGCGTCCGCAAAGCACTTATATTCGCCGGCCGCCTTACTGGGAAGGGGCTCTGGCAGGTGAGCGTACCATGACAGGCATGCGCCCTCTGGCGGTGCTTGGCGATAATATAACCACTGACCACCTGTCGCCGTCCAATGCGATTCTGCCTGCCAGTGCTGCCGGAGAATATCTCGCGAAAATGGGACTGCCGGAAGAAGACTTTAACTCCTACGCCACTCATCGTGGTGACCATCTGACGGCTCAGAGAGCCACCTTTGCCAATCCAAAGCTGCTGAACGAAATGGTGACAGACCATGGTGAAGTGGTTCAGGGCTCTCTGGCACGGGTAGAGCCGGAAGGTAAGGTCACGCGCATGTGGGAAGCGATTGAAACTTATATGGAGCGTCAGCAGCCATTGATCATTATTGCCGGGGCTGATTATGGTCAGGGGTCATCCCGTGACTGGGCGGCTAAAGGTGTGCGACTTGCCGGTGTGGAGGTGATTGTTGCTGAAGGGTTTGAACGTATTCACCGAACCAACCTGGTGGGAATGGGGGTGCTGCCACTGGAGTTTAAACCGGGTGTCACCCGAAAGACTCTGGGTATCGACGGTACCGAACTCTTTGATGTTGTGGGTGAGCGAATACCGGGCGCTACGCTGAACCTTCTAATCCATCGCCGTGAGGGTGAAACGGTTGAAGTACCTGTGACCTGTCGCCTTGATACCGCCGAGGAACTGTCCATTTATGAAGCGGGTGGAGTGCTTCAGCGTTTTGCCAGAGATTTTTTGAGTAAAGATGAACGGTTAGCGGGTGTTATGGCGTAA
- the prpC gene encoding bifunctional 2-methylcitrate synthase/citrate synthase: MAEKKVGGAGLRGQSAGSTALCTVGQSGTGLTYCGYDISELADHATFEEVAYLLFNGDLPNSSELRGYKERLKAFRGLPQPLKVCLEQIPADAHPMDVLRTGTSVLGNLETEKSFTEQQDVADRLLGALPSILLYWYHFSHNGERIETEVGDDSIAGHFLTMLHGKEPLADHRRCLDVSLILYAEHEFNASTFTARVCASTLSDMHSCVTGAIGSLRGPLHGGANEAAMAMIEQFSSVDEAMEGVKGMLARKDKIMGFGHAIYRESDPRNAIIKKWSKQLGEAVGDQILYPVSEAIEQLMWDEKKLFCNADFFHASAYNFMGIPTKLFTPIFVCSRVSGWTAHVMEQRANNRIIRPSADYIGSEPRSWVPLADR, encoded by the coding sequence ATGGCTGAGAAAAAAGTGGGTGGCGCAGGTCTGCGTGGCCAGAGTGCGGGATCAACGGCGCTATGTACCGTAGGCCAGTCTGGTACCGGCCTGACTTACTGTGGTTATGACATTTCCGAACTGGCAGACCACGCTACCTTTGAGGAAGTGGCTTATCTGCTGTTCAATGGCGACCTGCCCAATAGCAGTGAACTGCGGGGTTATAAAGAACGACTGAAAGCCTTCCGGGGGCTGCCTCAGCCATTAAAGGTCTGCCTTGAGCAGATTCCTGCAGATGCTCACCCCATGGATGTATTACGAACCGGTACATCCGTTCTTGGCAATCTCGAAACCGAGAAAAGCTTTACTGAGCAGCAGGATGTAGCGGACCGTCTGCTGGGGGCTCTTCCTTCAATCCTTCTGTACTGGTACCACTTCAGCCACAATGGTGAACGGATTGAGACTGAAGTCGGTGACGATTCCATTGCTGGTCATTTCCTGACCATGCTTCATGGCAAAGAACCCCTGGCTGACCACCGTCGCTGTCTGGATGTTTCGCTGATTCTGTACGCCGAACATGAATTTAATGCATCAACGTTTACAGCCAGGGTCTGCGCCTCCACCCTGTCGGATATGCATTCCTGTGTGACCGGCGCCATTGGTTCCCTGCGTGGACCGCTGCATGGCGGTGCCAATGAAGCCGCCATGGCTATGATCGAACAGTTCAGTTCGGTGGATGAGGCGATGGAAGGTGTCAAAGGCATGCTGGCACGCAAAGACAAGATTATGGGTTTTGGTCATGCCATCTATCGCGAGTCTGATCCGCGCAATGCGATTATCAAGAAGTGGTCAAAGCAACTGGGCGAAGCGGTGGGGGACCAGATACTCTATCCGGTTTCCGAAGCCATTGAACAGCTGATGTGGGATGAAAAGAAACTGTTCTGTAATGCGGATTTCTTCCATGCCTCTGCCTACAACTTCATGGGTATTCCCACCAAACTGTTTACGCCCATTTTTGTTTGTTCAAGGGTTTCTGGCTGGACGGCTCACGTGATGGAGCAGCGGGCAAATAACCGGATCATCCGTCCTTCTGCCGATTATATTGGCTCGGAGCCACGCAGCTGGGTGCCGCTGGCAGACCGTTAA
- the ppsA gene encoding phosphoenolpyruvate synthase — protein sequence MNSFVASLDSLGASDIEQVGGKNASLGEMISNLSGAGVRVPGGFATTAEAYCDFLESNGLYERIHEMLDDLDINNVRALATAGAQIRHWIMSEPFRPELEQAIIDSYRMLCNGQADLPVAVRSSATAEDLPDASFAGQQETFLNIRGADNVLSAVREVFASLFNDRAIAYRVHQGFDHRNVALSAGIQRMVRSETGASGVMFTLDTESGFEGAVFITASFGLGETVVQGAVNPDEFYVYKEALRQNRPAILRRNLGSKAIKMIYGRTGSAGASVNTVDVDLDDRGRFSITDDDVLELARQAMTIEQHYGCPMDIEWAKDGDDGLLYIVQARPETVQSRNGNRLESYRLLEQAEPLVEGRSIGQRIGQGRARLITDLEDMDQLHEGDVLVTDMTDPDWEPVMKRASAIVTNRGGRTCHAAIIARELGIPAVVGCGDATRLIQGSRDITVSCAEGDSGFIYPGLLNFEHNVRDLKKMPDLPFKLMMNVGNPDRAFSFSRLPNHGVGLARLEFIINKMIGVHPKALLNFDALPGNVKRIVSERMSGYSDPVSFYIDKLVEGVATIAAAFAPEKVIVRLSDFKSNEYANLIGGSLYEPDEENPMLGFRGASRYISDSFRDCFELECIAMKRVREELGLDNVELMIPFVRTPDEARQVVELMEGYGLKRGDNGLRVIMMCELPSNALMADEFLQYFDGFSIGSNDMTQLTLGLDRDSGVIAHLFDERNGAVKQLLSMAIKACLAQGKYIGICGQGPSDHPDLARWLMEQGIETVSLNPDSVVETWLYLAEQPVN from the coding sequence GTGAATAGTTTTGTCGCCAGCCTGGACTCTCTGGGTGCCAGTGATATTGAGCAGGTGGGTGGCAAGAATGCATCCCTGGGTGAAATGATCAGTAACCTCAGTGGTGCCGGGGTTCGGGTGCCGGGAGGTTTTGCCACAACAGCAGAAGCCTACTGCGATTTTCTTGAAAGCAACGGGTTGTACGAGCGTATCCATGAAATGCTGGATGACCTGGACATCAATAATGTGCGTGCGCTGGCAACAGCAGGCGCACAGATCCGGCACTGGATTATGTCGGAACCCTTTCGTCCTGAACTGGAACAGGCCATTATCGATTCATACCGGATGTTGTGCAATGGTCAGGCTGACCTTCCGGTGGCTGTGCGTTCTTCAGCGACGGCAGAAGATTTGCCGGATGCCTCTTTTGCGGGTCAGCAGGAAACCTTCCTGAACATTCGGGGTGCCGACAACGTGCTGTCTGCTGTTCGGGAAGTGTTTGCCTCCCTGTTTAATGACCGCGCCATTGCTTACCGCGTGCATCAGGGATTCGATCATCGTAATGTGGCTTTGTCGGCTGGTATTCAGCGTATGGTTCGCAGCGAGACAGGCGCTTCCGGTGTTATGTTTACTCTGGATACGGAATCCGGCTTTGAAGGAGCCGTGTTTATAACGGCGTCTTTTGGTCTGGGTGAAACCGTGGTTCAGGGTGCTGTGAATCCGGATGAGTTTTATGTCTATAAGGAAGCCTTGAGACAGAACCGTCCCGCGATTCTTCGCCGTAACCTTGGCAGCAAGGCGATCAAGATGATTTATGGACGAACCGGTTCGGCGGGTGCCTCGGTTAATACCGTCGACGTTGATCTGGATGACCGTGGTCGCTTTTCCATTACTGACGACGATGTTCTGGAACTGGCTCGCCAGGCAATGACGATCGAGCAGCATTATGGCTGTCCGATGGATATTGAATGGGCAAAGGATGGTGATGATGGTTTGTTGTATATCGTTCAGGCACGTCCGGAAACGGTACAGAGCCGAAATGGCAACCGGCTGGAAAGCTACCGCCTGCTGGAACAGGCTGAACCGCTGGTGGAAGGCCGCAGTATCGGACAACGCATTGGACAAGGGCGGGCTCGCCTGATTACTGACCTGGAAGATATGGATCAGTTGCACGAAGGTGATGTGTTAGTCACGGATATGACGGATCCGGACTGGGAACCTGTGATGAAGCGCGCATCAGCCATTGTCACTAATCGCGGTGGGCGTACCTGTCATGCAGCCATCATCGCCAGGGAGCTGGGTATTCCAGCAGTTGTGGGCTGTGGTGACGCTACCCGGCTGATTCAGGGCAGCAGGGATATTACGGTGTCCTGTGCCGAGGGAGATAGCGGGTTTATTTATCCGGGGCTGCTGAATTTTGAGCACAATGTCCGTGATCTTAAGAAGATGCCTGATTTGCCTTTCAAGCTGATGATGAACGTGGGGAATCCGGACCGGGCCTTCAGTTTCTCCCGTCTGCCAAACCATGGCGTAGGGTTGGCGCGGCTGGAGTTTATTATCAACAAAATGATCGGGGTTCACCCCAAAGCCCTGTTGAATTTCGATGCATTGCCAGGGAATGTGAAACGGATTGTCTCTGAGCGTATGTCCGGCTACAGCGATCCTGTATCCTTTTATATCGACAAGCTGGTGGAAGGGGTTGCAACCATTGCGGCAGCCTTTGCGCCGGAAAAAGTGATTGTTCGACTGTCTGATTTTAAATCCAATGAGTACGCAAACCTGATTGGTGGTTCGCTTTATGAACCGGATGAAGAAAACCCCATGCTGGGTTTTCGTGGAGCTTCCCGCTATATCTCTGATTCTTTCAGGGACTGTTTTGAACTGGAATGTATCGCCATGAAACGGGTGCGGGAAGAACTGGGCCTTGATAATGTAGAATTGATGATTCCCTTTGTTCGCACGCCGGATGAGGCGAGACAGGTGGTAGAGCTGATGGAAGGTTATGGTCTGAAACGTGGTGATAACGGGCTGCGTGTGATCATGATGTGTGAACTGCCATCCAACGCCCTGATGGCTGACGAGTTTCTGCAGTACTTTGATGGTTTCTCGATTGGTTCCAACGATATGACCCAGCTGACATTGGGCCTTGACCGGGACTCCGGAGTCATTGCCCATTTGTTTGATGAGCGAAACGGGGCGGTTAAACAGTTATTGTCGATGGCGATTAAAGCCTGTCTGGCACAGGGCAAATACATTGGTATCTGTGGCCAGGGGCCCAGTGATCACCCTGACCTGGCTCGCTGGTTGATGGAGCAGGGCATTGAGACGGTTTCACTGAATCCTGACTCAGTGGTCGAAACCTGGCTGTATCTTGCAGAACAGCCGGTCAACTAA
- the pabB gene encoding aminodeoxychorismate synthase component I, whose amino-acid sequence MNELIIVDLDYLDDSSIWFEHFLNETLPCFLDSCGSEYSGSHSRYDIISANPWAVVAVDNNGQVTVTNHLTGESTDHSIQSPFDCLSELLEQMTSVVNNTLPFTGGAIGFWGYELASVLEPGRISRREIETPLMSVGLYHWALISDHEQQSTQIVFHPDCPEQEREKVMALIDSQPAARPAARPAAFKITRGFTPSISKTEYEEAFNRIQDYILAGDCYEVNLTQEFIAHYQGNSWPAYKALRKVSPAPYSAYLSHPDFEILSHSPERFIKVSGRHVETHPIKGTRPRGETEQEDRQYARELMECEKDRAENLMIVDLLRNDLGKICKTGSIKVPRLFALESYANVHHLVSTVTGELAEDRHALDVLFHAFPGGSITGAPKVRSMEIIQELEASTRNIYCGSIGYISTDGQMDTSITIRSLMARNNQLHCWGGGAIVADSNCEQEYQESVTKVKNLMRGLESM is encoded by the coding sequence ATGAACGAACTGATCATCGTTGATCTGGACTATCTGGATGACTCCAGTATCTGGTTTGAACATTTTCTGAATGAAACCCTGCCCTGCTTTCTCGACAGCTGCGGTTCAGAGTATTCAGGATCACACAGTCGTTACGACATCATCTCCGCCAATCCATGGGCCGTTGTAGCGGTAGACAATAACGGGCAAGTGACTGTTACCAATCATTTAACCGGGGAAAGTACTGACCATTCCATCCAGTCACCCTTTGACTGTCTGTCCGAACTGCTGGAACAAATGACATCTGTCGTAAACAATACCCTGCCCTTTACCGGCGGCGCAATAGGCTTCTGGGGCTATGAGCTGGCATCGGTACTGGAACCGGGTCGAATTTCCAGGCGTGAGATAGAAACACCTTTAATGAGTGTTGGCCTGTACCACTGGGCGCTGATCTCAGACCATGAACAGCAGTCGACACAGATTGTCTTTCACCCGGATTGCCCGGAACAGGAAAGAGAAAAGGTTATGGCCCTGATCGACAGCCAGCCAGCAGCCCGGCCAGCAGCCCGGCCAGCAGCGTTTAAAATAACCCGTGGCTTTACCCCTTCCATCAGCAAAACCGAGTATGAAGAAGCCTTTAACAGAATTCAGGACTACATTCTTGCCGGCGACTGTTATGAAGTGAACCTGACCCAGGAGTTTATTGCCCACTATCAGGGCAACAGCTGGCCAGCCTATAAGGCATTGCGAAAAGTCAGCCCTGCGCCTTATTCTGCCTATCTGTCACACCCCGACTTTGAGATTCTCAGTCACTCTCCGGAGCGCTTCATCAAAGTCTCAGGCCGTCATGTAGAGACCCACCCCATAAAAGGCACACGCCCCAGGGGGGAGACAGAGCAGGAAGATCGACAGTATGCCCGGGAATTGATGGAATGTGAGAAGGACCGGGCAGAGAACCTGATGATCGTTGATCTGCTGCGCAATGACCTGGGAAAAATCTGTAAAACAGGCAGCATAAAAGTACCCCGCCTTTTTGCTCTTGAGAGCTATGCCAACGTGCATCATCTGGTTAGCACAGTGACGGGGGAGCTGGCAGAAGACCGTCATGCTCTGGACGTGTTATTTCACGCATTTCCCGGAGGCTCTATTACCGGCGCTCCCAAAGTTCGCTCCATGGAGATCATCCAGGAACTGGAAGCGTCTACGCGAAACATTTATTGCGGGTCAATTGGCTATATCAGCACGGATGGGCAGATGGATACCAGTATTACCATCCGCTCACTGATGGCCCGGAACAATCAACTACACTGCTGGGGCGGTGGTGCCATTGTGGCCGATTCAAACTGTGAACAGGAATATCAGGAGTCTGTCACCAAGGTTAAAAACCTGATGCGTGGTCTGGAAAGCATGTGA
- the prpF gene encoding 2-methylaconitate cis-trans isomerase PrpF — protein MSFVPQVKIPATYMRGGTSKGVFFSLEELPEPAQVPGEARDKLLLRVIGSPDPYGKHTDGMGGATSSTSKTVIVSRSVSKSASKSVSKSASGNSQPEHDVDYLFGQVAIDRPFVDWSGNCGNLTAAVGAFAISKGLVDPDRIPDNGIATVRIWQVNIRKTIVAHIPISNGEVQETGDFELDGVTFPAAEVQVEFLSPVDASEAMFPTGQLVDDLDVPGIGCLKATMINAGIPTIFLNAQDIGYTGTELQDVINGDEGALNRLESIRAHGAVQMGLVEHIDQAAHRQHTPKLAFVSRPADYKASSGKTVSANDVDLLVRAMSMGKLHHAMMGTAAVAIGTAAAIPGTLVNLAAGGGERQVVRFGHPSGTLKVGASASLVKGEWVVEKAVMSRSARVLMEGWVRVPGDAF, from the coding sequence ATGAGCTTTGTGCCTCAGGTGAAAATTCCCGCCACCTATATGCGTGGCGGAACCAGTAAAGGGGTGTTCTTCAGCCTTGAAGAACTTCCTGAACCGGCTCAGGTGCCAGGTGAAGCCAGAGACAAACTGCTGTTACGAGTGATTGGTAGCCCTGACCCCTATGGCAAACACACCGACGGCATGGGTGGGGCTACTTCCAGTACCAGTAAAACGGTCATTGTTTCCAGAAGTGTTTCAAAGAGTGCTTCCAAAAGTGTTTCAAAGAGTGCTTCCGGGAACAGTCAGCCAGAACACGATGTGGACTATCTGTTTGGTCAGGTCGCCATCGACAGACCGTTCGTAGACTGGAGTGGTAACTGTGGCAATCTGACGGCTGCCGTGGGAGCCTTTGCTATCAGTAAAGGGCTGGTTGATCCGGATCGGATTCCTGACAATGGCATTGCCACGGTACGGATCTGGCAGGTGAACATCCGGAAAACCATTGTTGCCCATATTCCCATAAGTAACGGCGAGGTGCAGGAAACCGGTGATTTTGAGCTGGATGGCGTCACTTTTCCTGCGGCAGAAGTGCAGGTTGAGTTTTTAAGTCCGGTGGATGCCAGTGAAGCCATGTTCCCTACCGGGCAGCTGGTGGATGATTTGGACGTGCCGGGTATTGGTTGTTTAAAAGCCACCATGATTAATGCAGGGATTCCCACCATTTTCCTGAACGCTCAAGATATTGGTTACACGGGAACAGAGCTGCAGGATGTTATTAATGGTGATGAGGGTGCTTTGAATCGACTTGAAAGCATTCGCGCTCATGGTGCGGTACAGATGGGGCTGGTTGAGCATATTGATCAGGCGGCACACAGGCAGCATACCCCAAAGCTCGCCTTTGTTAGCAGGCCCGCTGATTATAAGGCTTCCAGTGGTAAAACGGTGTCAGCGAATGATGTTGATCTGCTGGTCAGGGCAATGTCCATGGGTAAGCTTCATCATGCCATGATGGGAACCGCAGCGGTGGCGATTGGCACTGCGGCTGCTATCCCCGGAACTCTGGTGAACCTTGCCGCCGGTGGGGGAGAGCGGCAGGTGGTTCGCTTTGGTCATCCGTCGGGTACATTAAAAGTGGGTGCCAGTGCCAGTCTTGTTAAAGGGGAGTGGGTTGTTGAAAAGGCAGTGATGAGCCGGAGTGCCAGAGTGTTGATGGAAGGCTGGGTTCGGGTGCCGGGTGATGCGTTCTGA
- the ppsR gene encoding posphoenolpyruvate synthetase regulatory kinase/phosphorylase PpsR has translation MHRNVFFISDGTGITAESFGQSLLAQFTGPKFRYVTLPYVDTVEKAAQALETINQPQGVDGTQPILFMTVLNEEVSCMMHASGAYVIDLFQTFLPGLEQEFGQHALYRAGQKRSTHSNSSYHRRIEAVQFALENDDGCRTRNYDRADIILLGVSRSGKTPTCIYLGLQFGIFAANYPITEEDLGLTPRLPASLKPYRQKLFGLTIHPGRLSGIRHERKPNSRYASSQQCQHEVFSVEQIYRQENIPSINSTDYSVEEIATRIMAMTGLERRLK, from the coding sequence GTGCATCGCAACGTATTTTTTATCTCTGATGGTACCGGCATAACCGCTGAATCCTTTGGGCAGAGCCTGCTGGCACAGTTTACCGGCCCTAAATTCAGGTATGTGACCCTGCCTTATGTTGACACCGTCGAAAAAGCCGCACAGGCACTGGAAACCATTAACCAGCCTCAGGGCGTCGATGGTACCCAGCCCATACTGTTTATGACCGTACTCAATGAAGAGGTCAGCTGCATGATGCACGCCAGTGGTGCTTATGTGATTGACCTGTTCCAGACTTTCCTGCCAGGCCTGGAACAGGAGTTTGGTCAGCACGCTCTCTACCGTGCCGGTCAAAAACGCTCGACCCACAGCAACAGCAGTTACCACCGCCGCATTGAGGCGGTACAGTTTGCCCTGGAAAATGATGATGGCTGCCGAACCCGCAATTACGACAGAGCCGATATTATTCTGCTGGGGGTATCCCGCTCCGGCAAAACCCCGACCTGTATTTATCTTGGCCTGCAGTTTGGGATTTTCGCTGCCAACTACCCGATTACCGAGGAAGACTTAGGACTGACACCCCGGCTGCCTGCGTCCCTCAAACCTTATCGCCAGAAACTGTTCGGACTGACCATTCACCCCGGACGTCTCTCAGGCATTCGCCATGAACGCAAACCTAACAGCCGTTACGCTTCCAGCCAGCAATGTCAGCACGAGGTTTTCAGCGTTGAACAGATTTACCGGCAGGAAAACATCCCTTCCATCAACAGTACCGATTATTCGGTAGAAGAAATTGCTACGCGGATCATGGCCATGACCGGGTTAGAGAGGCGATTGAAATAG
- a CDS encoding isocitrate lyase/PEP mutase family protein — MSLTDKDNALTHLIMKQGIVTAPGVYDGLSARLAEEAGFSALYGSGGAIARSTGVPDIGLLTLTEVVERVRQICESTSLPVIADADTGFGNEVNVKRTVELFKGAGVAAFHLEDQEFPKRCGHLDGKSLIAVDEMCRKIEVASKYAGEVVVIARTDAIAVTGFDDAIARANAYVEAGADMLFVEAPQTVQQIEAIARQAPGPKLINMFYGGKTPLVPATDLKAMGYQLIIIPSDLQRAAMTAMKEVLDVIRRDGDSGAVADDMLTFQDRERLVRTKEFLNP, encoded by the coding sequence ATGTCACTGACGGATAAAGACAACGCCCTGACTCACCTGATTATGAAGCAGGGCATTGTAACCGCCCCGGGTGTTTATGATGGCCTCTCTGCCCGTCTGGCAGAAGAAGCCGGTTTTTCGGCGCTTTACGGCAGTGGTGGAGCCATTGCCCGCAGCACTGGTGTACCCGATATTGGTCTGTTAACCCTGACGGAAGTGGTTGAGCGGGTTCGGCAGATTTGTGAGTCCACGTCTCTGCCGGTGATTGCTGATGCCGACACGGGTTTTGGTAATGAGGTCAATGTTAAGCGAACGGTTGAGCTGTTCAAAGGTGCCGGAGTGGCTGCCTTTCACCTTGAAGACCAGGAGTTTCCCAAGCGTTGCGGTCATCTGGATGGTAAATCCCTGATCGCTGTTGATGAGATGTGCAGAAAAATTGAGGTGGCCAGCAAATATGCCGGGGAGGTTGTGGTCATAGCCCGTACCGATGCGATTGCTGTCACCGGCTTTGACGATGCCATTGCCCGGGCCAACGCTTATGTTGAGGCTGGTGCCGACATGCTCTTTGTCGAAGCGCCGCAGACGGTTCAGCAGATTGAAGCCATCGCCAGACAGGCACCGGGTCCCAAACTGATCAACATGTTTTATGGCGGAAAAACGCCGTTGGTGCCAGCGACTGACCTGAAAGCCATGGGTTATCAGCTGATTATTATTCCGTCTGATTTACAGCGTGCTGCCATGACGGCTATGAAAGAAGTGCTGGATGTGATCCGGCGTGATGGCGACAGCGGAGCGGTTGCGGATGATATGCTGACTTTTCAGGATCGTGAACGTCTGGTCAGAACAAAAGAGTTTTTAAATCCTTAA